In the genome of Triticum urartu cultivar G1812 chromosome 5, Tu2.1, whole genome shotgun sequence, one region contains:
- the LOC125508424 gene encoding uncharacterized protein LOC125508424, producing the protein MEGNNLPPGNFMQGATYGSSDLHRNPMQMHGPSSGNQGFNHSQIPGKFPMPMNQVTDSDHLSEFQFRGQRKADHHQVHHHHYHKKDSMSDDEEHGLNEDTTDSHSSKGKKGSAWQRMKWTDSMVKLLITAASYTGEDPGADLGCGRRNCAMVHKKGKWKAISKVMGERGCNVSPQQCEDKFNDLNKRYKRLTDILGRGTTCKVVENPALLDRMDNLSDKLKDDARKILSSRHLFYEEMCSYHNNNRISLPEDLPLQRSLQFALRCKEENDMMRGASGDADEDDQSSDSDYEEDNDEDHHVAHSNKGGLPMQKKMRYTADHEDAGSHECSRRSNPHGIALDINKVVPDGTSLALTQKGLVLQSAELEKQCLKIENEALELAEQRLKWELSSKIKDKELERMRSDNEHMKIEIKHLELEVRRKELELELKLKGNVNHS; encoded by the coding sequence ATGGAAGGCAATAACCTGCCACCTGGAAACTTTATGCAAGGAGCAACTTATGGCAGTTCAGACTTGCACCGGAATCCCATGCAAATGCACGGTCCAAGCTCCGGTAATCAGGGCTTCAACCACTCTCAGATACCTGGCAAATTCCCCATGCCTATGAACCAGGTTACAGATTCTGACCACTTGTCGGAATTTCAATTCAGAGGACAAAGGAAGGCTGATCACCACCAGGTCCACCATCACCACTATCACAAGAAGGACTCCATGAGCGATGATGAGGAGCATGGTCTGAACGAGGATACCACTGATAGCCACAGCAGCAAGGGAAAGAAGGGCTCAGCATGGCAGCGGATGAAGTGGACGGATTCAATGGTTAAGCTTTTAATTACTGCAGCGTCCTACACTGGTGAGGATCCAGGAGCTGATTTAGGATGTGGAAGGAGGAACTGTGCAATGGTGCATAAAAAAGGCAAGTGGAAGGCAATATCAAAGGTGATGGGCGAGCGAGGTTGCAATGTGTCACCGCAGCAGTGCGAGGATAAGTTCAATGACCTCAATAAGAGATACAAAAGGCTTACAGATATCCTTGGTCGGGGTACAACTTGCAAGGTTGTGGAGAATCCAGCACTTCTGGATCGCATGGATAATCTCTCTGACAAGTTGAAAGATGACGCAAGGAAGATACTGAGCTCAAGGCACTTATTCTATGAGGAGATGTGCTCCTACCATAATAATAACCGGATTAGTTTGCCTGAAGATCTTCCACTTCAGCGTTCACTGCAGTTTGCTCTTAGGTGCAAAGAGGAAAATGATATGATGAGAGGAGCAAGTGGAGATGCCGATGAAGATGACCAGAGTTCAGACTCTGATtatgaggaagataatgatgaggaCCATCATGTGGCGCATAGCAATAAAGGGGGCTTACCCATGCAAAAGAAGATGCGGTATACAGCGGATCATGAGGATGCAGGTTCACACGAATGTAGCCGGAGGTCTAATCCCCATGGCATCGCACTAGATATCAACAAAGTTGTTCCAGATGGAACCAGCTTGGCTTTGACACAGAAGGGCTTAGTATTGCAATCTGCAGAACTTGAAAAACAGTGCTTGAAAATCGAAAATGAGGCACTGGAGCTTGCAGAACAACGCCTCAAGTGGGAACTATCCAGTAAAATTAAGGACAAGGAACTGGAAAGGATGAGGTCAGATAACGAACATATGAAGATTGAGATTAAACACTTAGAACTGGAGGTAAGGCGCAAAGAGTTAGAGCTTGAACTCAAGCTGAAAGGAAATGTCAATCATTCATGA